In bacterium, a single window of DNA contains:
- a CDS encoding IS630 family transposase, protein EMKREVAAWESERNDAGAKVDWQFTTPDARIKLKRLYPSIK, encoded by the coding sequence TGAGATGAAAAGAGAAGTAGCGGCTTGGGAATCAGAAAGAAATGATGCAGGGGCTAAAGTGGATTGGCAATTTACGACCCCAGATGCAAGGATTAAACTGAAACGACTTTATCCATCAATTAAGTAG